The following DNA comes from Papaver somniferum cultivar HN1 chromosome 4, ASM357369v1, whole genome shotgun sequence.
GTTACATTTTCCAAGGAGAAAGTTGAAACTGTGGATGAGACCAACAAATCACTCACCTACAGTGTTATTGAAGGAGAACTGTTGAACTACTATAAGAATTTCAAGGTTAATGTGATTGTGAGTGCAAAAGGTGATGGGAGTTTAGTGAAGTTGAGTTGTGAATTTGAGAAGGCAAGCGAAGAAATTCCTGACCCAAGTAATATCAAAGATTTTGCTGTCAAGAGTTTCCAAGATTTGGATGCCTACATTCTTACCAAGGCATAAGAGTGAGTGAAAGCGATAGAGAGGATCCCCATTATGGTGGTAGATCCCTTACCTAATAGCTAATGTAATAATCCTTGGCTTTAAATAAAATTGCAGTTGAATAAATTTGAGTTCTGTTATAATGAGCGGAAGAAACCCAAAAATGAACTTTGTTCATTGCTAACAAGCTCAAATCAGCAAATCACCCAACATGTTATTGGTGATGCTTCGGCCTTTGAGCGGTAAGACCGTGGGTGTTATGGTCTATACCCCTTCAGTAAGTATAAATAAGAAAATCAAGCAACTCAATGAACCACGAAAGACTGGACAGGACAGGAGAGGTCGGTATCATGAGACTAAATATTCCGTATTCCAGTGGTATATTGTACTACTCTGGGATAGCTGAGGATTTATCTAAGATGAGTCTCAAAACAATACAGCCCTTTACTATACTGCC
Coding sequences within:
- the LOC113274212 gene encoding MLP-like protein 423, yielding MLVFFFQTLVVEKLTMASNGKIEADLEVKSSTNKIWDIILDSATMFPKIFTEQYKSIEVLEGDGKSVGSIKLIKYQEGVPNVTFSKEKVETVDETNKSLTYSVIEGELLNYYKNFKVNVIVSAKGDGSLVKLSCEFEKASEEIPDPSNIKDFAVKSFQDLDAYILTKA